A part of Candidatus Eisenbacteria bacterium genomic DNA contains:
- a CDS encoding glycosyltransferase family 2 protein: MSLLTHSAEPVLRVGSERPPHAESRPAPDLSVVIPLRDEAANVTPLLSELRAALTTLGRTFEIVLVDDASSDGTAEHIAVEAGRDRAIVSVRLEVNLGQSLALAAGFARAQGAIVVTLDGDLQNDPADLSQLLAALESVDVVSGVRTERHDRWTRRVASRIANSVRRAVLGDPCTDIGCAFKAYRREALEGLPMFVGVHRFLPALCVFRGARYAEIPVRHRSRRSGLSKYGVGNRLGRGLRDLIGVRWLKTRLGRMPEPEDRS, from the coding sequence ATGTCTCTCCTGACTCACTCCGCCGAGCCCGTGCTTCGGGTTGGAAGCGAGCGTCCGCCGCACGCGGAGTCACGGCCCGCACCGGATCTGTCGGTGGTGATTCCGCTCCGCGACGAGGCCGCGAACGTCACTCCCTTGCTCTCCGAACTTCGCGCCGCGCTCACGACGCTCGGGCGAACCTTCGAGATCGTGCTGGTCGACGATGCGAGCAGCGACGGGACCGCCGAGCACATCGCGGTCGAGGCTGGACGCGACCGCGCGATCGTGAGCGTACGGCTCGAGGTCAACCTCGGACAGAGCCTGGCGCTCGCGGCCGGATTTGCCCGCGCTCAGGGAGCGATCGTGGTCACGCTCGACGGCGACCTTCAGAATGATCCGGCCGATCTTTCGCAACTGCTCGCGGCGCTCGAGTCGGTGGACGTGGTTTCCGGAGTGCGGACCGAGCGCCACGACCGCTGGACGCGACGGGTCGCCTCTCGCATCGCGAACTCGGTGCGGCGCGCGGTGCTGGGAGATCCGTGTACGGACATCGGCTGCGCGTTCAAGGCTTACCGACGCGAGGCGCTCGAGGGCCTGCCCATGTTCGTGGGCGTGCATCGGTTCCTGCCCGCGCTGTGTGTGTTCAGGGGCGCGCGCTACGCGGAGATCCCGGTGAGGCATCGCTCACGGCGCAGCGGACTCTCCAAGTACGGCGTCGGAAACCGCCTCGGCCGGGGGCTGCGCGATCTCATCGGAGTGCGGTGGCTCAAGACGCGGCTCGGTCGCATGCCCGAACCCGAGGATCGATCATGA
- a CDS encoding DUF59 domain-containing protein has product MNENPNDATSNATSNAAAGATPAGEAAASNAPSQQELAIRGALETVMDPEINLSVIDLGLIREVNVTEGKTLVRMMLTTPFCPYAPQMIADVKQAATSVVPQETEVEIMPDAWSPDLMPDPGLLGYSF; this is encoded by the coding sequence ATGAACGAGAATCCGAACGACGCGACTTCCAACGCGACTTCCAACGCGGCTGCCGGCGCGACTCCGGCGGGCGAGGCCGCAGCGTCGAACGCGCCGAGTCAGCAGGAACTGGCGATTCGCGGTGCGCTCGAGACCGTGATGGATCCGGAGATCAACCTGTCGGTCATCGACCTGGGTCTGATCCGCGAAGTGAACGTCACCGAGGGGAAGACGCTGGTCCGCATGATGCTCACCACGCCGTTCTGTCCCTACGCGCCGCAGATGATCGCCGACGTGAAGCAGGCTGCGACCAGCGTGGTGCCTCAGGAGACCGAGGTCGAGATCATGCCGGACGCATGGAGTCCCGACCTGATGCCGGACCCGGGGCTGCTCGGCTACTCGTTCTAG
- a CDS encoding SUF system NifU family Fe-S cluster assembly protein, with protein sequence MTGFDEIYRENILEHYRNPRCRGTLDAPTHTFEDANPLCGDRIRMDLSVRDGKLDEVRFSGQGCAISQASASMLCEAVEGRPVEELRALGREDVLEMIGIDLGPVRLKCALLALKTLKAGLYGLTSWPGEEEATT encoded by the coding sequence ATGACGGGATTCGACGAGATCTACCGCGAGAACATCCTCGAGCATTACCGCAACCCGCGCTGTCGCGGCACGCTCGACGCTCCGACGCACACCTTCGAAGACGCGAACCCGCTGTGCGGCGATCGCATTCGTATGGATCTGTCGGTGCGCGACGGCAAGCTCGACGAAGTTCGGTTCTCGGGCCAGGGTTGCGCGATCAGTCAGGCCTCGGCCTCGATGCTGTGCGAGGCGGTCGAGGGCCGGCCGGTCGAGGAGTTGCGGGCGCTGGGCCGCGAGGACGTGCTCGAAATGATCGGGATCGATCTGGGTCCGGTGCGACTCAAGTGCGCGCTGCTGGCGCTCAAGACACTCAAGGCGGGGCTCTACGGGCTCACTTCGTGGCCCGGCGAAGAAGAGGCGACGACGTGA
- the sufD gene encoding Fe-S cluster assembly protein SufD: protein MTTTSMATNTATEFESAWATRAAEAARTAGEPEWALERRRIAAAHMKSLGFPRRDDELWRRTDFRSLETALPRLDPFASVPPARNLDDLPAALLERLAGDTTASALIVQRGGTVVLTQTHPELQKQGVIVCSMDRAIRDHADKLRPELGSALAPDYDWYVAASEAVRTGGAFVWVPDGVAAEVPVRIMHWHEGAGSVTMPRTVVHVGRGSKATVIEELVSGNADGISFHGGGTEVFVGDDSKLVFGSLQEWGRHLFHYTNARARVGRNAELQWIHTMLGARQAKSHAYFDLAGEGAQAFVHGFMFGDARQHFHLHTLQRHFAPHATSDLLIKCCLKDHARSIYQGLIQVAEGAQRTDAYQANRNLLLSDTARADSIPGLEILANDVRCTHGATIGHVDPEQQIYLMARGLPRVEAQRLIVEGFFAPVLDRIPLETVRERLRSEIERKIGV, encoded by the coding sequence ATGACGACGACTTCCATGGCGACGAACACCGCGACGGAATTCGAGTCGGCGTGGGCGACGCGAGCGGCCGAGGCCGCGCGCACGGCGGGAGAGCCCGAGTGGGCGCTCGAGCGCCGTCGCATCGCTGCCGCGCACATGAAGTCGCTGGGGTTCCCCAGGCGCGACGACGAATTGTGGCGTCGCACGGACTTCCGCTCACTCGAGACGGCACTCCCGAGGCTCGATCCGTTCGCGAGCGTTCCGCCGGCCCGTAACCTCGACGACCTGCCGGCAGCACTGCTCGAGCGCCTCGCCGGCGACACCACGGCGAGTGCCCTCATCGTTCAGCGCGGCGGCACCGTGGTGCTGACGCAGACGCACCCCGAGCTTCAGAAGCAGGGCGTGATCGTGTGCTCGATGGATCGCGCGATCCGCGACCACGCCGACAAGCTGCGCCCCGAATTGGGCTCGGCACTCGCGCCGGACTACGACTGGTATGTGGCGGCGAGCGAAGCCGTGCGCACCGGCGGTGCATTCGTGTGGGTGCCGGACGGCGTCGCAGCCGAAGTCCCGGTGCGCATCATGCACTGGCACGAGGGTGCGGGCTCGGTGACGATGCCGCGCACCGTCGTTCACGTGGGGCGCGGATCGAAGGCGACCGTGATCGAGGAGCTGGTGTCCGGCAATGCAGACGGCATTTCGTTCCACGGCGGCGGCACCGAGGTGTTCGTCGGCGACGATTCGAAGCTGGTGTTCGGTTCGCTTCAGGAGTGGGGACGCCACCTGTTCCACTACACCAACGCACGCGCAAGGGTCGGCCGCAATGCCGAGCTGCAGTGGATTCACACCATGCTCGGGGCCCGGCAGGCCAAGTCGCACGCGTACTTCGACCTCGCCGGCGAAGGCGCACAGGCGTTCGTGCACGGCTTCATGTTCGGCGACGCCCGCCAGCACTTCCACCTGCACACGTTGCAGCGGCACTTTGCACCCCACGCGACCAGCGACCTGCTGATCAAGTGCTGCCTCAAGGATCACGCGCGCAGCATCTACCAGGGATTGATCCAGGTGGCCGAGGGCGCCCAGCGCACTGACGCCTACCAGGCGAACCGCAACCTGTTGCTCAGCGACACCGCGCGCGCCGACAGCATTCCGGGCCTCGAGATCCTCGCGAACGACGTGCGCTGCACGCACGGCGCGACGATCGGCCACGTCGACCCCGAGCAGCAGATCTACCTCATGGCGCGCGGACTTCCCAGAGTCGAAGCCCAGCGGTTGATCGTCGAGGGCTTCTTCGCGCCGGTGCTGGATCGCATCCCGCTCGAGACGGTGCGCGAACGGCTGCGCTCGGAGATCGAGCGCAAGATCGGCGTGTGA
- a CDS encoding MerR family transcriptional regulator, with product MPRPARYTIRAVSALTGVNANTLRAWERRYRLLYPERTPGGYRLYDERALVTLRQIQTLLEAGVSLADIVARFRARGGPLRENEMRLEHWPSLRAPRPGARWLEGVVRATLLVDRRRLDRDYGRAVGVLGPRGAFGNVLVPARRLLIAGGSEPGGPTLTAAVELIDRFMRDQLDALLRALRPLHQPPRVLFLTGCDEGLEEVLMQIAVAVGVDYVSSRFMGVGAGHDRQCEAIRQASLRVVVLTCARPDECSCLMHYRRERRVGTNAPLLLLLTRDAATQAGRTPEAVEQVLAPDPELASVGVLAAFRQSSRSRGRVQRPRSMSL from the coding sequence TTGCCGAGACCGGCACGTTACACGATACGCGCCGTCAGCGCGCTGACGGGCGTGAATGCGAATACCCTGCGCGCTTGGGAGCGGCGCTATCGCCTGCTCTATCCCGAGCGCACTCCGGGTGGCTATCGCCTGTACGACGAACGAGCACTCGTCACGTTGCGTCAGATTCAGACGCTGCTCGAAGCAGGCGTCTCCCTCGCGGACATCGTGGCCCGGTTTCGGGCGCGAGGCGGTCCGCTGCGTGAGAACGAAATGCGTCTCGAGCACTGGCCGTCGCTGCGGGCGCCGCGCCCCGGTGCTCGCTGGCTCGAAGGCGTGGTGCGCGCCACGCTGCTCGTCGACCGGCGCCGACTCGATCGCGACTATGGCCGAGCGGTCGGAGTGCTCGGACCGCGCGGCGCGTTCGGCAACGTCCTGGTGCCCGCGCGGCGCCTGTTGATCGCCGGGGGCTCGGAGCCCGGCGGACCGACGCTGACCGCGGCGGTCGAGCTCATCGACCGTTTCATGCGCGACCAGCTGGACGCGCTGCTCCGCGCCCTGCGGCCTTTGCATCAGCCGCCTCGCGTGCTGTTCCTGACCGGCTGTGACGAGGGGCTCGAAGAGGTGCTGATGCAGATCGCGGTCGCCGTCGGCGTCGACTATGTCAGCTCGCGATTCATGGGTGTGGGCGCGGGCCACGATCGGCAGTGCGAAGCGATCCGCCAGGCGAGCCTTCGAGTCGTGGTGCTGACGTGCGCTCGTCCCGACGAATGCAGCTGTCTCATGCACTATCGGCGTGAGCGCAGAGTCGGAACGAATGCGCCGCTCCTTCTGCTGCTCACCCGCGACGCCGCAACCCAGGCGGGCCGCACGCCGGAAGCGGTCGAACAGGTGCTCGCACCCGATCCCGAGCTGGCCAGCGTCGGAGTCCTCGCGGCGTTCCGGCAATCCTCTCGATCGCGCGGACGGGTTCAGCGCCCGCGTTCGATGTCCTTGTGA
- a CDS encoding CDGSH iron-sulfur domain-containing protein, with the protein MTDSPPRGPIDANETPGVFAWCRCGRTRQPPWCDGSHGGTGIEPLIVELQHAASVQWCGCSRSTTPPYCDRSQCLS; encoded by the coding sequence ATGACCGACTCGCCCCCCCGCGGGCCCATCGATGCGAACGAGACCCCGGGAGTGTTCGCGTGGTGCCGCTGCGGACGGACGCGCCAGCCTCCGTGGTGCGACGGTTCGCACGGAGGAACCGGCATCGAACCGCTGATCGTGGAACTGCAACACGCGGCGAGCGTTCAGTGGTGTGGATGTTCGCGAAGCACCACACCGCCTTACTGCGATCGATCCCAATGTCTCTCCTGA
- a CDS encoding CRTAC1 family protein — protein sequence MPVSNPFSSHRLFHFAGRIFFVLAVTLACPVRALAQPPVFTRVTGPNNPIVTDALQSAGGSWTDLDGDGFLDLIVLNGITLSQSNSLYLHASGMSFLRVVTGDIPNDAGPSNGGVWGDYDQDGHTDLFVARRNNAGNLLYRGLGDTAFVKVTAGAVVTDLANSNSGSWVDIDRDGDLDLYVVNFQGDDFLYLNGGAPDWPLTRTLVPTLTPGNEFSIHGAWADFDGDCDEDLFVGNAGSQNDYLFVNGGDLTFTKRGFPDQSSTLGASWADFDADGDLDLFVANFLHEFSILYRNSGAPAFTLTPVPTSVYVPDAANSVGSAWGDIDNDGDLDLFVANDGEPSALYRNAGPPGFALTRATSGAEIANIGNSFGCSFADVDRDGALDLWVANRLNQPNFLYHNDGPVGGWAAFRCVGSTPNRSGVGARLRVLATIGGSPRWQMQEVMPLSGYNSQNLELHFGIGGATQLDSVLVNWPSGARDTFTAVPAGRLITITEHQALVGVETPNPARARLRITTRNPFRGAIELAYELTEEALVTLEVIDLGGRKIATLDAGRRSPGLHRSRFEAPANLRPGLYWARLDVAGAREVVGLTLLR from the coding sequence ATGCCTGTTTCGAACCCCTTCTCGAGCCACCGCCTGTTTCATTTTGCCGGTCGAATCTTCTTCGTCCTCGCCGTGACCCTCGCGTGCCCGGTGCGGGCCCTGGCGCAGCCGCCGGTCTTCACGCGCGTCACGGGTCCGAACAACCCGATCGTCACCGATGCGCTCCAGAGTGCCGGCGGGTCGTGGACGGACCTCGACGGTGACGGCTTCCTCGATCTGATCGTGCTGAACGGCATCACGCTCAGTCAGAGCAACTCACTCTACCTGCACGCCTCCGGCATGTCGTTTCTGCGCGTCGTGACCGGCGACATTCCGAACGACGCCGGGCCTTCGAATGGTGGCGTGTGGGGCGATTACGATCAGGATGGTCACACGGATCTGTTCGTCGCTCGCCGCAACAACGCCGGCAATCTGCTCTACCGCGGGCTCGGCGACACCGCATTCGTGAAGGTGACGGCCGGGGCGGTAGTGACCGATCTCGCGAACTCGAATTCGGGTTCGTGGGTGGACATCGATCGGGACGGGGACCTCGATCTCTACGTCGTCAACTTCCAGGGTGACGACTTCCTCTACCTGAACGGCGGAGCGCCCGACTGGCCGCTGACCCGCACCCTCGTTCCGACGCTGACGCCCGGGAACGAGTTCTCCATCCACGGCGCCTGGGCGGATTTCGACGGCGACTGCGACGAAGACCTGTTCGTCGGGAACGCCGGCAGTCAGAACGACTACCTGTTCGTGAATGGCGGCGATCTGACGTTCACGAAGCGAGGGTTCCCCGACCAGAGCTCGACGCTCGGCGCCAGCTGGGCGGACTTCGACGCCGACGGCGACCTCGACCTGTTCGTCGCGAACTTTCTCCACGAGTTCAGCATCCTCTACCGCAACAGCGGCGCTCCGGCATTCACCCTCACTCCGGTCCCGACCAGCGTCTACGTACCCGACGCCGCGAATTCGGTCGGCAGCGCGTGGGGTGACATCGACAATGACGGAGACCTGGACCTGTTCGTCGCCAACGACGGCGAGCCGAGCGCGCTCTACCGGAACGCAGGGCCCCCGGGCTTCGCGCTGACGCGCGCGACGAGCGGCGCCGAGATCGCGAACATCGGCAACTCCTTCGGTTGCAGCTTTGCCGACGTCGATCGAGACGGCGCTCTCGACCTGTGGGTCGCCAACCGTCTCAATCAGCCGAATTTCCTCTACCACAACGACGGACCGGTGGGAGGCTGGGCCGCCTTCCGTTGCGTCGGATCGACGCCCAACCGGAGCGGGGTCGGCGCGCGCTTGCGCGTGCTCGCGACGATCGGCGGATCCCCGCGATGGCAGATGCAGGAGGTCATGCCGCTTTCCGGCTACAACAGTCAGAACCTCGAGCTGCACTTCGGAATCGGCGGCGCAACGCAACTCGACTCGGTGCTGGTGAACTGGCCCTCCGGAGCACGCGACACCTTCACCGCCGTGCCGGCGGGACGCCTGATCACGATCACGGAGCACCAGGCTCTGGTCGGGGTGGAGACCCCGAATCCGGCGCGCGCGCGCCTGCGGATCACGACCCGGAACCCGTTTCGAGGTGCGATCGAACTGGCGTACGAACTGACCGAGGAGGCGCTCGTGACGCTCGAAGTCATCGACCTGGGCGGCCGCAAGATCGCGACGCTCGATGCGGGCAGGCGATCGCCGGGTCTGCATCGCTCACGCTTTGAAGCGCCTGCAAATCTGCGCCCCGGACTCTACTGGGCGCGACTCGACGTCGCGGGCGCTCGCGAAGTCGTCGGGCTCACGTTGCTGCGGTAA
- a CDS encoding LemA family protein gives MVWTAMIGLGVLAVVGYALTLYNGFVELRNQIGRTWANIDVSLKQRHDELPKLVKTCEGYMQHERAVFDKLSEARAALAKAGSVGQRAEAEGMLTRALGGFFAVAEAYPDLKANQSFIQLQNRITELENQIADRREVYNDVVTIFNTRLGSIPDKFVGDWMKLAAAELFKVAESDRQDVDISFKMAS, from the coding sequence ATCGTCTGGACCGCGATGATCGGCTTGGGGGTGCTCGCGGTGGTGGGTTATGCGCTCACCCTCTATAACGGTTTCGTCGAGCTGCGGAATCAGATCGGCCGCACGTGGGCGAACATCGACGTGTCGCTCAAGCAGCGCCACGACGAGCTGCCGAAGCTCGTGAAGACCTGCGAAGGCTACATGCAGCACGAGCGCGCAGTGTTCGACAAACTGAGCGAGGCCCGCGCCGCGCTCGCGAAGGCTGGAAGCGTCGGCCAGCGCGCCGAGGCCGAGGGCATGCTCACCCGGGCACTGGGTGGATTCTTCGCGGTGGCCGAGGCGTACCCGGACCTCAAGGCAAATCAGTCGTTCATCCAGCTGCAGAACCGCATCACGGAACTCGAGAACCAGATCGCCGACCGGCGCGAGGTCTACAACGACGTCGTGACGATCTTCAACACGCGGTTGGGAAGCATTCCCGACAAGTTCGTCGGCGACTGGATGAAGCTCGCGGCCGCCGAACTGTTCAAGGTCGCGGAGTCGGATCGCCAGGATGTCGACATCAGCTTCAAGATGGCGTCGTAG
- a CDS encoding glucose 1-dehydrogenase, translated as MSNHKRFASKCALVTGASSGIGRATARRLAEEGADVVAVGRRLERLEEVVRELKSSGARAVAVAGDVREAAVCDRAVTTAIEHFGGLDSLVHAAGVIGSGSLADTTSDEWDRVMDSNLKSIFLLTRRAAPELAKRRGAIVSISSVASIRPYANLTPYCVSKAALDMFTKCAALEYAPAGVRVNAVNPGVVVTELHTVANAVPDYPGFLEHSKSTHPLGRVGAPEEIAALVVYLLSEEAGWITGATYSIDGGRALVSAR; from the coding sequence ATGTCGAATCACAAACGATTTGCCTCGAAGTGCGCGCTCGTCACCGGCGCCTCCAGCGGGATCGGACGCGCAACGGCTCGACGGTTGGCCGAAGAAGGCGCCGACGTCGTGGCCGTCGGCCGACGACTCGAGCGCCTCGAAGAAGTGGTGCGGGAGCTGAAGAGCTCGGGGGCTCGCGCGGTCGCGGTGGCGGGGGACGTGCGTGAGGCGGCGGTGTGTGATCGCGCCGTGACCACGGCGATCGAACACTTCGGCGGTCTCGACTCGCTGGTGCACGCCGCCGGAGTGATCGGCAGTGGCAGCCTCGCCGACACCACGTCCGACGAGTGGGATCGCGTGATGGATTCCAATCTCAAATCGATCTTCCTGCTCACCAGGCGAGCGGCTCCGGAGCTCGCGAAGCGGCGCGGCGCGATCGTCTCGATCTCATCGGTCGCGAGCATTCGCCCGTATGCGAATCTCACTCCCTACTGTGTGAGCAAGGCGGCCCTCGATATGTTCACGAAGTGCGCAGCGCTCGAGTACGCCCCGGCCGGAGTGCGCGTCAATGCCGTGAATCCCGGAGTGGTAGTGACCGAACTCCACACGGTTGCGAATGCGGTGCCGGACTACCCCGGATTTCTCGAGCATTCGAAGTCCACGCACCCGCTCGGGCGCGTCGGAGCGCCCGAGGAAATCGCAGCGCTGGTCGTCTACCTGCTGAGTGAAGAGGCAGGGTGGATCACCGGTGCGACCTACTCGATCGACGGGGGCCGTGCACTCGTGAGCGCGCGCTGA
- a CDS encoding non-heme iron oxygenase ferredoxin subunit, with protein sequence MTSATTDGFVTVARVGEIPSGGVKVVRFEDQPVAVFHVDGSYYALDDLCTHDGGELASGTVDGHVIECPRHGARFDIRTGAVLCMPATAPVPTYSVRLKGDEIQVGWA encoded by the coding sequence GTGACGAGTGCGACGACCGATGGCTTCGTGACCGTCGCGCGAGTGGGCGAGATCCCCTCGGGCGGCGTGAAGGTGGTGCGCTTCGAGGACCAACCCGTCGCGGTCTTTCACGTGGACGGCAGCTACTACGCGCTCGACGACCTGTGCACGCACGACGGCGGTGAGCTGGCGAGCGGCACGGTCGACGGACACGTCATCGAGTGTCCGCGACACGGTGCGCGTTTCGACATCCGCACCGGTGCGGTGCTGTGCATGCCGGCGACCGCGCCGGTCCCGACCTATTCGGTGCGACTCAAGGGCGACGAAATCCAGGTGGGGTGGGCATGA
- a CDS encoding NUDIX domain-containing protein, with protein sequence MTPTAPRAAIEVVAAVVRRADRVLFTRRPPGGPLGGLWEFPGGKLEVGESASEALTRELREELGVEARALRLLSRDRHTYAHGVSVELHFLEAEIVAGELSPSAAVAEIAWWRPDQVDLSLVLEGDHRFVRQLAEELR encoded by the coding sequence GTGACGCCGACCGCGCCTCGAGCGGCCATCGAAGTGGTTGCGGCGGTGGTGCGCCGGGCGGATCGGGTGCTGTTCACGCGCCGCCCCCCGGGCGGGCCGCTCGGCGGGCTGTGGGAGTTTCCGGGCGGGAAACTCGAGGTCGGGGAATCCGCGTCCGAAGCGCTGACTCGCGAACTTCGCGAGGAGCTGGGGGTCGAAGCGCGCGCCTTGCGGCTGTTGTCACGCGACCGCCATACCTATGCGCATGGCGTCTCGGTCGAACTGCACTTCCTCGAGGCCGAGATCGTCGCGGGTGAACTGAGCCCCAGTGCCGCAGTCGCGGAGATCGCGTGGTGGCGACCCGATCAGGTGGATCTGAGTCTGGTGCTCGAGGGCGACCATCGCTTCGTGCGGCAGCTCGCGGAGGAACTTCGATGA
- the sufS gene encoding SufS family cysteine desulfurase produces MPASSGFDPRAIREEFPIFRTPRDKPLRYLDSAATSQKPDAVLEAMNRHYATSNANIHRGVYTIAEEATAAYEDARRRVAAFVNATPREIVFTKNATEAINLVAYAWGRSNLRAGDALLLTEMEHHSNLVPWQLLAEEKGAELRFLRVTGSGDLDLEPLTGLLADGRVKLASCVHVSNVLGTINPIADIARAVHAVGGVMMADASQSAPHLPLDVQALGADFVAFTGHKMLGPTGIGVLYGRRALLEAMPPFLGGGEMIREVKLERSQWNELPWKFEAGTMPIAEAVGLGAAVDYLERLGREHVFAHDRALAGYTMDRLAEIEGLRIIGPPLERRGGVVAFTMTDVHPHDVAAVLDGDGVCVRAGHHCAMPLHEALGIAATSRASFHCYSLEEEVDALVEGLWRVRRTFAR; encoded by the coding sequence ATGCCGGCCTCGAGCGGCTTCGATCCGCGTGCGATCCGTGAAGAGTTTCCGATCTTCCGGACCCCGCGGGACAAGCCGCTGCGCTATCTGGACAGTGCAGCGACCTCGCAGAAGCCGGATGCCGTGCTCGAGGCGATGAATCGCCACTACGCGACCTCGAACGCGAACATCCATCGCGGCGTCTACACCATCGCCGAGGAGGCGACCGCCGCCTACGAGGACGCGCGTCGCCGCGTCGCGGCGTTCGTCAACGCCACCCCGCGCGAGATCGTGTTCACGAAGAACGCGACCGAAGCGATCAATCTGGTCGCCTATGCGTGGGGCCGTTCCAATCTGCGCGCCGGTGATGCGCTGCTGCTCACCGAGATGGAGCACCATTCGAACCTGGTGCCCTGGCAGTTGCTCGCCGAGGAAAAGGGCGCCGAGCTGCGCTTCCTGCGCGTGACCGGCAGCGGCGATCTGGACCTGGAGCCGCTGACCGGGCTGCTGGCGGACGGCAGGGTCAAGCTCGCCTCGTGCGTACACGTCTCGAACGTGCTCGGCACCATCAACCCGATCGCCGACATCGCGCGTGCCGTTCACGCAGTCGGCGGTGTGATGATGGCCGACGCTTCGCAGAGTGCCCCGCATCTGCCGCTCGACGTGCAGGCGCTGGGGGCCGACTTCGTCGCCTTCACCGGGCACAAGATGCTCGGTCCGACCGGCATTGGCGTGCTCTACGGCCGCCGCGCATTGCTCGAGGCGATGCCGCCGTTTCTGGGCGGTGGCGAGATGATCCGCGAGGTCAAGCTCGAGCGCTCGCAGTGGAACGAGCTGCCGTGGAAGTTCGAAGCCGGCACCATGCCGATCGCCGAAGCGGTCGGTCTCGGCGCCGCGGTCGACTACCTCGAGCGACTCGGCCGCGAGCATGTGTTCGCGCACGACCGGGCACTCGCCGGCTACACCATGGATCGCCTCGCCGAGATCGAGGGCCTGCGCATCATCGGGCCGCCGCTCGAACGTCGCGGGGGGGTGGTGGCGTTCACCATGACGGACGTTCATCCGCACGACGTGGCGGCGGTGCTCGACGGCGACGGCGTGTGCGTCCGCGCGGGCCATCACTGCGCGATGCCGCTGCACGAAGCACTCGGGATCGCGGCCACGTCACGCGCCTCGTTCCACTGCTACTCGCTCGAGGAAGAAGTGGACGCGCTGGTGGAGGGGCTGTGGCGCGTGCGTCGCACCTTCGCGCGATGA